ACCCAGTCCTCCTGGTAGCCCTGGGTgccctatggccactggactggaccCATACTAAACTGGACTCACTGAGCCCAGTGACTGGCCACTACCACGGTTCTACATGGGCCATGGCAGAGAAGGTGACTCAAGGTGATGATCCTGGcgaggaagtagtggtagtggaaggTACTGCTAGTGATGAAGCGGCAAAGAACAAGGAGAGTCAGAAGGGGTGGAAACAGAAACTAAAAGAATGGGCTATAGAGTATGGTATACTGGACGAAAATGGACATTTTCAATGGGGGCTGTATGTAATAATATTCTTGCTGCTGTTCATAATGGCAACAATGACGGGAGGGGTGCCAGCGGCGATTGTTATCatcataatatatttctTAGGAAAGAAGTTCTATATGTTTATGAAGGATAATTGCTGTGGAGGTGCTACAAAGAAGATGACCCCTAAACATGTAGATTAATTATCAGCATCTAAAGTGTACCCCTCAGTAAGTGCGTTACAAACAACGTAGACTTAATATGCTGGCGTCATATGATAGTGTAGATACAGTGCTCCCTAGAAGCATTGAGTATCTATTGTACAGGATAGGTAAAAAGGTAGCATGAATCATTACATGTATATCCCATAGAGTATATCTATTGCTATGAATAGGACTACTGTAATGTTATACAGATGCTACATTGAATAGTACTATTTtcatattatatctatatagtGATCATGGTAGCATATGAGGATGTTAAGGAGATATGCATACATATCAACTAGTGGCAAGTAATGTCCGGAATATAGCAGTAGTACAGTGGTAGCGTTGTAGACAATGAAGTCTCACGGTTTATATGCTGTATCACTCAATATTACTATACATCTGTATAGGATATCTTGTTTACCAGTGTGATAACGGCTAGGAGAGATAGAAAACGCCAGGCTATAGAGTGCCATAGGTTACTACGATATCCACAGGGTTACTACCATATGTGGAACACCTGGTATGTTAGTAGGTAGTCCACCGAGGGTTCATAGGGTGAATGGTAGTGGTGATATGGGGTAGATAGAGTAATGGACTATGACTCACATGGGGTTGAAGTCATGTGGTGTTCCTGGGGTGGGTATAATTGTTGGGTAATGCCAATCTGGGGATACTAGGGTTTATGAAGCGTGGTTTTTATGGGGTGAAAC
This is a stretch of genomic DNA from Babesia bovis T2Bo chromosome 1, whole genome shotgun sequence. It encodes these proteins:
- a CDS encoding putative integral membrane protein — its product is MLVYPVLLVALGALWPLDWTHTKLDSLSPVTGHYHGSTWAMAEKVTQGDDPGEEVVVVEGTASDEAAKNKESQKGWKQKLKEWAIEYGILDENGHFQWGLYVIIFLLLFIMATMTGGVPAAIVIIIIYFLGKKFYMFMKDNCCGGATKKMTPKHVD